In one Lujinxingia vulgaris genomic region, the following are encoded:
- a CDS encoding sigma-70 family RNA polymerase sigma factor has protein sequence MTTQHPKPNASTTSKVEVLVDKGKHSSVKLKGTDQEMGLDAGSLNDASELFGDLSLPMMRGSNLNLPASADPLTAYLARLNYIEPLPADEQQELAERYVNENDRNAGKMLILTNLRLVVKLAREYQRRWTNLLDLIQEGNVGLAEAVTRYDPYRGVKFTSYAQYWIRAMILNYLMNHLHPVKIGSSRAGRKLFYNLKKARRELMRQGHPNPTPALIADYLDVDESEVVRVAAQLDAPPVYLDAQAPGHEKTTVGELMHSETADPEELVTDYDLATRLREAINAFGENLDDEREMTIWFDRMIAEEPRSLVDLGEYWGVSKERIRQVEVQIRDDFRRFLLDRLGDEVKLDFLDQLG, from the coding sequence ATGACTACCCAACATCCCAAACCCAACGCATCGACCACCTCGAAAGTTGAAGTGCTCGTCGACAAGGGCAAGCACAGCAGCGTCAAGCTCAAGGGCACCGATCAGGAGATGGGGCTCGACGCCGGCTCGCTCAACGACGCCTCCGAGCTTTTTGGCGACTTGAGCCTGCCGATGATGCGCGGCTCCAACCTCAACCTGCCGGCCAGCGCCGACCCGCTGACCGCGTATCTGGCGCGCCTCAACTACATCGAACCTCTGCCCGCCGATGAACAGCAGGAGCTGGCCGAGCGCTACGTCAACGAAAACGACCGCAACGCCGGCAAGATGCTCATCCTCACCAACCTGCGCCTGGTGGTGAAGCTGGCCCGCGAGTACCAGCGCCGCTGGACCAACCTCCTCGACCTGATCCAGGAGGGTAACGTGGGTCTGGCCGAGGCGGTGACCCGCTACGATCCGTACCGCGGCGTGAAGTTCACAAGCTACGCCCAGTACTGGATCCGGGCGATGATCCTCAACTACCTGATGAATCATCTGCACCCGGTCAAAATTGGTAGCTCCCGCGCCGGACGTAAGCTTTTTTATAACCTCAAAAAAGCGCGCCGCGAGCTGATGCGTCAGGGACACCCCAACCCCACCCCGGCGCTGATCGCCGACTACCTCGATGTCGATGAGAGCGAGGTGGTGCGTGTCGCCGCCCAGCTCGACGCCCCGCCGGTCTACCTCGACGCGCAGGCGCCCGGCCATGAGAAGACCACCGTCGGCGAGCTGATGCACTCGGAGACCGCCGACCCCGAGGAGCTGGTCACCGATTACGACCTGGCCACTCGCCTGCGCGAGGCCATCAACGCCTTTGGCGAAAACCTCGACGATGAGCGCGAGATGACCATCTGGTTTGATCGCATGATCGCCGAGGAGCCCCGCAGCCTGGTCGACCTCGGTGAGTACTGGGGCGTCTCCAAAGAACGCATCCGCCAGGTGGAGGTGCAGATCCGCGACGATTTTCGGCGCTTTCTGCTCGACCGCCTGGGCGATGAGGTCAAGCTCGACTTCCTCGACCAGCTGGGTTGA
- a CDS encoding amidohydrolase family protein has product MIIDAHVHLMGINPQNGCYVSPRLSGGWAFAWLSRALGLAGVSREELDRAYAAQVTRWVEESELDAAGLLAFDAIYDEAGHYDHERTRVYISNDYLFEVCERSEQLLPIASVNPQRRDAIDELERVAERGAVAIKLLPNSQDIDLCRDSYRGFFEKMAALNIPLLTHTSFEHTIPPVNQAWGKPERLRLPLECGTRVIAAHCAGSGVVHPFREDYDQWRQMLDDFPNLYGDISAMASLSRFPYIHKVLGDATARSRVIMGSDFPVPANPWVFAGQIGWARARELHALENPLQRNLEIFRALGVDEAMLTRAASVLRLPEDVAARARSGAGE; this is encoded by the coding sequence ATGATCATCGACGCCCATGTTCATCTGATGGGGATCAACCCCCAGAATGGCTGCTACGTAAGCCCCAGACTCTCCGGCGGCTGGGCCTTTGCCTGGCTGAGCCGTGCGCTGGGTTTGGCCGGCGTCTCCCGCGAGGAGCTCGACCGGGCCTACGCCGCCCAGGTCACCCGCTGGGTCGAGGAGAGCGAGCTTGACGCGGCCGGCCTGCTGGCCTTCGACGCCATCTACGATGAGGCCGGCCACTACGATCATGAGCGCACCCGCGTCTATATCTCCAACGACTATCTTTTTGAGGTCTGCGAGCGCTCCGAGCAGTTGCTGCCGATTGCGTCGGTCAACCCGCAGCGCCGCGACGCCATCGATGAGCTCGAGCGGGTGGCCGAGCGCGGGGCGGTGGCGATTAAACTTTTGCCCAACTCCCAGGACATCGATCTTTGCCGCGACAGCTACCGCGGGTTCTTCGAAAAGATGGCGGCGCTGAACATCCCACTGCTCACCCACACCTCCTTTGAGCACACGATCCCGCCGGTGAACCAGGCCTGGGGAAAGCCCGAGCGGCTGCGCCTTCCCCTGGAGTGCGGCACGCGCGTGATCGCAGCGCATTGCGCCGGTAGCGGCGTGGTGCACCCCTTCCGCGAGGATTACGATCAGTGGCGCCAGATGCTCGACGACTTCCCCAACCTCTACGGCGACATCTCGGCGATGGCATCGCTTTCGCGTTTTCCCTACATCCACAAAGTTCTGGGCGATGCCACCGCGCGCAGCCGGGTGATCATGGGAAGTGACTTTCCGGTGCCGGCCAACCCCTGGGTCTTCGCCGGCCAGATCGGGTGGGCGCGCGCCCGCGAGCTGCACGCGCTGGAGAACCCCCTGCAGCGCAACCTGGAGATCTTCCGCGCGCTGGGCGTCGATGAGGCGATGCTCACCCGCGCCGCCTCGGTGTTGCGTCTTCCCGAGGATGTTGCGGCCCGTGCACGCTCGGGAGCAGGGGAGTGA
- a CDS encoding hydroxymethylpyrimidine/phosphomethylpyrimidine kinase: protein MNVANTAPAAVPLVLTIAGTDPSGGAGIQVDLQVMRDLGCHGLSVITALVCQNTRGVRSFETVSVSTLRAQLDAIAEDFDLQAIKIGMVPGLGSFEVLADFLEEVDRRVAVVLDPVLASGDGRSALHADGWFEGLERVRERIDLLTPNVPEAAQILGLDDPGSDAAALACELHRAGWARVLVKGGHLPPGAGEGVVDVLADATGERNFEPLSRVEDDVRGTGCQLASAIACYRARGLSWEDATIHARQYLNGLLHHNARRIGRGRPLVVRVRTEPE, encoded by the coding sequence ATGAATGTTGCGAACACGGCGCCGGCAGCTGTGCCCCTGGTGCTGACCATCGCCGGCACCGACCCCAGCGGTGGCGCGGGCATTCAGGTCGACCTGCAGGTGATGCGCGACCTCGGGTGCCACGGCTTAAGCGTCATCACCGCGCTCGTATGCCAGAACACCCGGGGCGTGCGCAGCTTTGAGACGGTGAGCGTGAGCACGCTGCGCGCCCAACTCGACGCTATCGCTGAGGATTTTGATCTTCAGGCGATCAAAATTGGCATGGTTCCCGGGCTGGGAAGTTTTGAGGTGCTGGCCGACTTCTTAGAGGAGGTCGACCGCCGGGTTGCGGTGGTGCTCGACCCGGTGCTCGCCAGCGGTGATGGCCGCAGCGCCCTGCACGCCGACGGGTGGTTTGAGGGGCTGGAGCGTGTGCGCGAGCGCATCGATCTGCTCACCCCCAACGTCCCGGAAGCCGCACAGATTCTGGGGCTCGATGACCCCGGTTCCGACGCAGCCGCGCTGGCCTGCGAACTTCACCGGGCCGGCTGGGCGCGGGTTTTGGTCAAGGGCGGGCATCTTCCACCGGGCGCCGGCGAGGGCGTTGTCGATGTGCTTGCCGACGCCACTGGCGAGCGCAACTTTGAGCCACTTTCGCGCGTGGAAGACGATGTGCGGGGCACCGGCTGCCAGCTCGCCAGCGCTATCGCCTGCTACCGCGCCCGGGGCTTGAGCTGGGAAGATGCGACCATCCACGCTCGCCAGTATCTCAACGGGCTGCTTCATCATAACGCGCGTCGCATCGGCCGCGGTCGACCCCTGGTTGTGCGCGTCAGAACTGAGCCCGAATAA
- a CDS encoding amidohydrolase, with product MLILHPRIYLDHRGAHTDALLIEGQHVVAIGDEARQRAGRSAEVVRPEAACVMPALGDAHIHLWGAGLRAHTIDLRGMSAPQILDELRVAAPRQDGWIVGTNWNENNFADDHPLNLALLDQLFPNQPVCLHRVDAHALWVNSEALRRAGLDERVHDLSGGLAERGPDGRLTGVLIDHAMEPVLRALPPADAAEDRLIFTHTANTLLSHGVSFSSMAFTSMERLELVDELIADGELPSRVDFWMDGTSPDLDRLLERGPRAANAAGHRVGTIKFFADGALGSAGAWLLEPYRTGGQGLQTQPVGYLKERIPELMAAGWQVAVHAIGDAAARNVLDAFEAAPPELRAKLRPRLEHAQIVHPDDRPRFAELGVIASIQPIHLRSDVPWAPRRLFDPQLERLFPWRDLLPATLAAGSDYPIDDPNPWHGIATAMTRQGYDDTPFSPEHALTRQEAISAYTYGAAYASHREHQLGALHPGYLADVIALSADPFVDSPEAIWEIEVLWSRLPGR from the coding sequence ATGTTGATCCTACACCCCCGCATCTACCTCGATCATCGCGGCGCGCATACCGACGCGCTGCTCATCGAAGGTCAACACGTGGTCGCCATCGGCGATGAAGCGCGCCAGCGGGCCGGTCGGAGCGCGGAGGTGGTGCGGCCCGAAGCGGCGTGTGTGATGCCCGCGCTGGGCGATGCGCACATTCACCTCTGGGGCGCCGGGCTGCGCGCACACACCATCGATCTTCGGGGTATGAGCGCGCCCCAGATCCTCGACGAGCTTCGCGTGGCCGCTCCGCGCCAGGACGGCTGGATCGTGGGCACGAACTGGAACGAGAACAACTTTGCCGATGATCACCCGCTTAACCTGGCGCTCCTCGATCAGCTCTTTCCCAACCAGCCCGTATGCCTGCACCGCGTCGACGCGCACGCCCTCTGGGTCAACTCCGAAGCGCTGCGTCGCGCGGGCCTCGATGAGCGTGTGCACGACTTAAGCGGCGGGCTGGCCGAGCGAGGGCCCGACGGGCGGCTCACCGGCGTGCTCATCGACCACGCCATGGAGCCGGTGCTGCGCGCGCTGCCCCCGGCCGACGCCGCAGAAGATCGCCTCATCTTTACCCATACCGCCAACACCTTGTTGAGCCACGGGGTGAGTTTTTCATCGATGGCGTTCACCTCGATGGAGCGCCTGGAGCTTGTCGATGAGCTCATCGCCGATGGCGAACTTCCCTCCCGCGTCGACTTCTGGATGGACGGCACCTCCCCCGATCTCGACCGCCTCTTAGAGCGCGGCCCCCGCGCCGCGAACGCCGCAGGCCACCGGGTGGGCACCATCAAGTTCTTTGCCGACGGCGCGCTGGGCTCGGCCGGGGCCTGGCTTCTGGAACCCTACCGCACCGGCGGTCAGGGACTTCAGACCCAACCTGTAGGCTACCTCAAAGAGCGCATCCCCGAGCTGATGGCTGCGGGCTGGCAGGTGGCCGTGCACGCCATCGGCGATGCGGCCGCGCGCAACGTGCTCGACGCCTTTGAGGCCGCGCCCCCCGAGCTCCGGGCGAAACTTCGCCCCCGGCTCGAACACGCCCAGATCGTTCACCCCGACGACCGCCCCCGCTTCGCTGAGCTCGGCGTCATCGCCAGCATCCAGCCCATTCACCTGCGCAGCGATGTGCCCTGGGCGCCTCGCCGACTCTTCGATCCCCAGCTCGAGCGCCTCTTCCCCTGGCGCGATCTTCTCCCGGCCACACTTGCCGCCGGCAGCGACTACCCCATCGACGATCCCAACCCCTGGCATGGCATCGCCACCGCGATGACGCGCCAGGGTTACGACGACACACCCTTTAGCCCCGAGCACGCCCTGACCCGTCAGGAGGCCATCTCCGCCTACACCTACGGTGCCGCCTACGCCTCGCACCGCGAACACCAGCTCGGCGCGCTGCACCCGGGCTACCTGGCCGACGTCATCGCCCTCTCCGCCGATCCTTTTGTCGACTCGCCAGAAGCCATCTGGGAGATCGAGGTGCTCTGGTCACGCCTTCCGGGCCGCTGA
- the lspA gene encoding signal peptidase II has translation MKNASLMKYGLFALIVVLGVALDQWSKWYAETWLATERPGFFSHPIVLEVPEQAEGTTVEAYLTETFEANTPEEVKTIAQLYTRTEDGQQLHPESELEAGQVIEVTNREVTVIEGYWDYQYTRNPGAAFGIFADKDSSFRKPFFLAVSLLAVFIILGLLRGVQNDQRLLLWALALIASGALGNFIDRARFGYVIDFIVWKYTDAHRWPTFNIADALICVGVAFMVIEMIRDVMRERREGAKLEEV, from the coding sequence ATGAAGAACGCGTCGCTTATGAAATACGGCCTCTTTGCGCTGATCGTCGTGCTCGGCGTGGCGCTCGACCAGTGGTCGAAGTGGTACGCCGAGACCTGGCTTGCCACCGAGCGCCCGGGCTTCTTCTCGCATCCCATCGTGCTGGAGGTGCCCGAGCAGGCCGAGGGCACGACGGTGGAGGCCTACCTCACCGAGACCTTCGAGGCGAACACCCCCGAAGAAGTCAAGACCATCGCCCAGCTCTACACGCGCACCGAGGATGGCCAGCAACTTCATCCCGAGAGCGAGCTTGAGGCCGGGCAGGTCATCGAGGTGACCAACCGCGAGGTCACGGTCATCGAGGGCTACTGGGATTACCAGTACACCCGCAACCCGGGTGCGGCCTTTGGCATTTTTGCCGACAAAGACAGCTCCTTTCGTAAGCCCTTCTTTCTGGCGGTGAGCCTGCTGGCGGTGTTCATCATCCTGGGGCTTTTGCGCGGGGTGCAAAACGACCAACGCCTGCTGCTCTGGGCTCTGGCGCTCATCGCCAGCGGCGCGCTGGGCAACTTCATCGACCGCGCGCGTTTTGGTTACGTCATCGACTTTATCGTCTGGAAGTACACCGACGCGCACCGCTGGCCGACCTTTAACATCGCCGACGCGCTGATCTGCGTGGGCGTGGCCTTTATGGTCATCGAGATGATCCGCGACGTGATGCGGGAGCGCCGCGAAGGCGCGAAGCTCGAAGAGGTCTGA
- the ileS gene encoding isoleucine--tRNA ligase, with protein sequence MGKDYKDTLNLPSTDFPMRANLAQREEERVAWWRDEGIYEAWVERGKAQGWPRFILHDGPPYANGSLHHGHILNKTLKDFVVKFRNMAGELCEYVPGWDCHGLPIEHQVDKELGKKKREMSKVEIRKACREYAQRFVDIQREEFRRVMGFGQWDDPYLTMSYDYEATTVRELGRFFEKGIVYRGFKPVHWDWAAQTALAEAEVEYDAFTTEHVYVKFPISALPGELGEAAGDKKTFVVIWTTTPWTLPANLAIALNPELTYQLVAVGDEAYVMAEGLRDEVLKACRIEEHEVLTSFEGRELVGELGEGKGLKARHPWMERDSVLLPADYVTLEQGTGCVHTAPGHGQEDFELGRHFNLGIVCPVDDYGKFRGPDVEEFAGTQVFKANPVIQQKLADMGLLLNKPGDKVTIDRYPHGWRSKKPVIFRATEQWFVAMEPEGAGLDEGFELRKSALEEIEKVNWVPGWGRDRIHGMVSGRPDWCISRQRSWGVPITVMYCRHCNEALATREIADHVADLVEDHGADVWFERDAKELVPEGTVCPACGGDDFRKEEDILDVWFDSGVSWSAVLDRKMGVGTRADLYLEGSDQHRGWFQSSLLAGIISRGHSPYSTCLTHGFVTDEDGRKYSKSSKNFEPPQRMLDQYGAEILRMWVAAVDYRGDITLSTEILKRISDAYRKVRNTFRFLLGGLEGFDPSQALPLNELEEIDRWVLHRTAEAIERIEEAYRGYQFHTIYHTLVQLVTVDLSNVYMDVTKDRMYCEAPGSRERLSGQTAYWLVIDALVRAVAPILSFTCEEAWEHLPHGEDAEKSVFLAGFPTHTAAWKDAELGERWEQLLEVRQEAQKAMEAKRARKGERKEGQIGSSQEAHLTLGASGSTLSLLRSYEQSLPAFFIASAVEVNEATPADGKIVDVGVVPASGQKCPRCWNFWIEAGSDDEVCPRCASVLEVIEG encoded by the coding sequence GTGGGCAAGGACTACAAAGATACCCTCAACCTCCCTTCGACCGACTTTCCGATGCGGGCCAACCTGGCCCAGCGCGAAGAAGAGCGCGTGGCCTGGTGGCGCGATGAGGGCATTTATGAGGCGTGGGTGGAGCGCGGAAAGGCCCAGGGCTGGCCGCGTTTTATCCTTCATGACGGCCCCCCCTACGCCAACGGCAGCCTCCACCACGGGCATATTCTCAACAAGACGCTCAAAGACTTTGTGGTGAAGTTCCGCAACATGGCCGGTGAGCTCTGTGAGTACGTGCCGGGCTGGGATTGCCACGGCCTGCCGATTGAGCATCAGGTCGACAAAGAGCTCGGCAAGAAAAAGCGAGAGATGAGCAAGGTCGAGATCCGCAAAGCCTGCCGCGAGTACGCGCAGCGTTTTGTGGACATCCAGCGCGAGGAGTTCCGCCGCGTGATGGGCTTTGGTCAGTGGGATGATCCCTACCTGACGATGTCCTACGACTATGAGGCGACCACGGTGCGTGAGCTGGGTCGTTTCTTCGAAAAAGGCATCGTCTACCGCGGCTTTAAGCCGGTGCACTGGGACTGGGCCGCGCAGACTGCGCTGGCCGAGGCCGAGGTGGAGTACGACGCGTTTACCACCGAGCACGTCTACGTGAAGTTCCCGATCAGCGCGCTTCCCGGCGAGCTCGGTGAGGCTGCGGGCGACAAAAAGACCTTCGTGGTGATCTGGACGACCACGCCCTGGACCCTTCCGGCCAACCTGGCCATCGCGCTCAACCCGGAGCTCACCTACCAGCTTGTGGCCGTGGGCGATGAGGCCTACGTGATGGCCGAGGGCCTTCGCGATGAGGTGCTTAAAGCCTGCCGCATCGAGGAGCACGAGGTGCTCACGAGCTTTGAGGGCCGTGAGCTGGTCGGGGAGCTTGGCGAGGGCAAAGGACTTAAGGCGCGCCACCCCTGGATGGAGCGCGACTCGGTGCTCCTTCCCGCCGATTATGTCACCCTGGAGCAGGGCACCGGTTGCGTGCACACCGCCCCCGGCCACGGTCAGGAAGACTTCGAGCTCGGGCGTCACTTCAACCTCGGGATCGTCTGCCCGGTGGATGATTACGGCAAGTTCCGCGGGCCGGACGTCGAAGAGTTCGCCGGCACCCAGGTCTTTAAGGCCAACCCCGTCATCCAGCAGAAGTTGGCCGACATGGGGCTCCTGCTCAATAAGCCGGGCGATAAGGTCACCATCGACCGCTACCCGCACGGCTGGCGCAGCAAGAAGCCCGTGATCTTCCGCGCCACCGAGCAGTGGTTTGTGGCGATGGAGCCCGAGGGTGCCGGCCTCGACGAAGGCTTTGAGCTGCGTAAATCGGCGCTCGAAGAGATCGAGAAGGTCAACTGGGTGCCCGGCTGGGGCCGCGACCGCATCCACGGCATGGTCTCGGGCCGCCCGGACTGGTGCATCAGCCGCCAGCGCAGCTGGGGTGTGCCCATCACCGTGATGTACTGCCGCCACTGCAATGAGGCGCTGGCCACCCGTGAGATCGCCGATCACGTGGCCGATCTGGTCGAAGACCACGGCGCCGACGTGTGGTTTGAGCGCGACGCAAAAGAGCTCGTGCCCGAAGGCACCGTTTGCCCCGCGTGCGGCGGCGATGACTTCCGCAAAGAAGAAGACATCCTCGATGTGTGGTTCGACTCCGGCGTGTCCTGGTCGGCGGTGCTCGACCGCAAGATGGGCGTGGGCACCCGCGCCGACCTTTACCTCGAAGGCAGCGACCAGCATCGCGGCTGGTTCCAGTCGAGTCTTCTGGCCGGCATCATCTCGCGGGGCCACTCGCCATACAGCACTTGTTTGACCCACGGTTTTGTTACCGACGAAGACGGGCGCAAGTACTCCAAGTCCAGCAAGAACTTCGAGCCGCCCCAGCGCATGCTCGATCAGTACGGCGCCGAGATCTTGAGGATGTGGGTCGCAGCGGTCGATTACCGCGGCGACATCACCCTCTCCACCGAGATCCTCAAGCGCATCTCCGACGCTTACCGCAAGGTTCGCAACACCTTCCGCTTCTTGCTCGGCGGGCTGGAGGGCTTCGACCCCTCTCAGGCGTTGCCGCTCAATGAGCTCGAAGAGATCGACCGCTGGGTGCTTCACCGCACCGCTGAGGCGATCGAGCGCATCGAAGAGGCCTACCGCGGCTACCAGTTCCACACCATCTACCACACGCTGGTGCAGCTGGTGACTGTGGACCTGTCCAACGTCTATATGGACGTGACCAAAGACCGCATGTACTGCGAGGCGCCGGGCTCGCGTGAGCGCCTCAGTGGTCAGACCGCCTACTGGCTGGTGATCGACGCGCTGGTGCGCGCGGTTGCGCCCATCCTCTCATTTACCTGCGAAGAGGCCTGGGAGCATCTTCCCCACGGCGAAGACGCCGAGAAGAGTGTCTTTTTGGCCGGCTTCCCCACCCACACCGCGGCCTGGAAAGATGCCGAGCTCGGTGAGCGCTGGGAGCAACTTCTGGAAGTGCGTCAGGAGGCCCAGAAGGCCATGGAGGCCAAGCGCGCGCGTAAGGGCGAGCGTAAGGAAGGGCAGATCGGCAGCAGCCAGGAGGCGCACCTGACCCTCGGAGCCTCCGGCTCCACGCTGAGCCTGCTCCGCAGCTACGAGCAGAGCCTGCCGGCCTTCTTCATCGCCAGTGCGGTGGAGGTCAACGAGGCCACCCCGGCCGATGGAAAGATCGTGGACGTCGGCGTGGTTCCGGCTTCCGGGCAGAAATGCCCCCGCTGCTGGAACTTCTGGATCGAGGCCGGCAGCGACGATGAGGTCTGCCCGCGCTGCGCCAGCGTGCTTGAGGTGATCGAAGGATGA
- a CDS encoding serine/threonine-protein kinase produces the protein MSETIAEATASAISPGEELAGRYVLGHRLGTGGFGAVYAARDRLLDEQVAVKILDTREPIIEQRHVWREAAILRVLDVPGVVQLRDEGIHQGRYFLVMNYVDGRPFPGKGVYGWEGLAVRVRSLLKVLALVHSQGVVHGDLKPGNVLVDDAGRVTLLDFGVASSQGLSVQAGGVVRGTPVYLAPEQWRGEAPSPQSDLYSVGVMIYEALVGERPYQADSVSKLMKAVLLEPLPDWEPRVRGVPDEVEALVYRLLARFAERRPASAQHALSMFAAGRQRYQEVEWPMLGREAAFAKVEQAIEQRQPIDVTGPPGSGRSRLLDAIEDVYRARGDRQVLRVVSGNRPLESLWAFGTSDVEQEGGFDDVSALARERVGRVLQEGGVVLIDDLEQVDRWSRRVLDAVRPLGAMVRAVEPQQAAVPRVELGDLTPAQLQGLFVGHEEVFGLRSGGAHELWRRTLGRPARVAQELDDWIRVGVARAAGARVQLEPAALGRLRAGARVSAQREELAAPLPPRGPRRDLLAWLSLAHPLREARVLAALMKRPVWEVEAEIEALVQEGLLPEKGQDDVIVPLFDALFVDWKLDDRRNAHKKIARALPAGHPQRFFHLVQAGDSARAAEEACLRAENLDRDGELGRAIALLDEGWAALRLSPDERGPQRDRLLMTWAKIALSNGSPRELERFLAAMERAGEPDERRRRIETLVRAAILSMQVQGPTALATMDEVAPLDDPELELRRQRFRLQASWGCQREVGQRVMAEIEAWAREHACEEIQGTVRGWMGLMNYRQARFEDAARLHTEAARLKSRVSARLSSALNAATSLLECGELEKAEHLILKARKLAERRHQPVYVVRARILQRRLAYRCDALSAPDEAFLAAARELAIPELDGLLGLVEAAMAFRLNDDATARAMAMSAYQAWSRTGNTWGAKLALALAVRCGREVDWIEQAELMESAQTCHLPSIGAQIIGLLAPLVDVVPEEARQCVRALADSLTPDQRRARREVLSVQEVLDALNLQG, from the coding sequence GCCTGCTCGATGAGCAGGTGGCCGTCAAGATCCTGGACACCCGAGAGCCGATCATTGAGCAGCGCCACGTCTGGCGGGAGGCGGCGATCTTGCGCGTGCTCGACGTGCCCGGGGTGGTGCAGCTTCGCGATGAGGGCATTCATCAGGGGCGCTACTTCCTGGTGATGAACTATGTCGACGGGCGACCGTTTCCCGGCAAGGGCGTCTACGGCTGGGAGGGGCTGGCGGTGCGGGTGCGCAGCCTGCTCAAGGTGCTGGCGCTGGTGCACAGCCAGGGGGTGGTCCACGGCGACTTAAAGCCCGGCAACGTGCTCGTCGATGATGCCGGGCGCGTCACCCTGCTGGACTTCGGGGTGGCCTCATCCCAGGGCTTAAGCGTGCAGGCCGGCGGGGTGGTGCGGGGCACCCCGGTGTATCTGGCGCCAGAGCAATGGCGGGGGGAGGCACCCAGTCCGCAGAGCGACCTCTACTCGGTGGGGGTGATGATCTATGAGGCGCTGGTGGGAGAGCGCCCCTACCAGGCCGACTCCGTCTCGAAGTTGATGAAGGCGGTGCTCCTGGAGCCGCTGCCTGACTGGGAGCCGCGGGTGCGCGGGGTGCCCGATGAGGTTGAGGCGCTGGTTTACCGCCTGCTGGCGCGTTTTGCGGAGCGCCGCCCGGCCAGTGCGCAGCACGCCCTCTCGATGTTTGCCGCCGGTCGCCAGCGCTACCAGGAGGTGGAGTGGCCGATGTTGGGGCGAGAGGCGGCCTTTGCGAAGGTGGAGCAGGCCATTGAGCAGCGCCAGCCCATCGATGTGACCGGGCCGCCGGGCTCGGGGCGCTCGCGCCTGCTCGACGCCATCGAAGATGTGTACCGCGCCCGCGGCGATCGCCAGGTGCTGCGTGTGGTCTCCGGCAACCGACCGCTGGAGAGCCTGTGGGCCTTTGGCACCTCGGATGTTGAGCAAGAGGGCGGGTTTGACGACGTCTCAGCCCTCGCCAGAGAGCGCGTTGGCAGGGTGTTGCAAGAGGGCGGGGTGGTGCTGATCGACGACCTGGAGCAGGTCGATCGTTGGTCGCGCAGGGTCCTCGATGCGGTGCGTCCGCTGGGGGCGATGGTGCGCGCGGTGGAGCCGCAACAGGCTGCTGTGCCGCGAGTGGAACTCGGCGATCTAACACCCGCTCAACTCCAGGGGCTCTTTGTGGGGCATGAAGAGGTCTTCGGGCTGCGCAGCGGCGGGGCGCATGAGCTGTGGCGACGCACGCTCGGGCGGCCCGCCCGGGTGGCCCAGGAGCTCGATGATTGGATTCGGGTCGGCGTGGCCCGCGCCGCAGGCGCGCGCGTGCAGCTGGAGCCTGCGGCGCTGGGCAGGCTGCGCGCCGGCGCCCGCGTCAGCGCTCAGCGCGAAGAGCTTGCAGCGCCTCTGCCCCCGCGCGGCCCCCGGCGCGATCTTCTGGCCTGGTTGAGCCTTGCGCACCCCCTGCGTGAGGCCCGCGTGCTGGCCGCGCTGATGAAGCGCCCGGTCTGGGAAGTCGAAGCCGAGATCGAGGCGCTCGTCCAGGAGGGGCTTCTCCCTGAGAAGGGGCAAGACGATGTGATCGTGCCGCTTTTTGATGCGCTCTTTGTCGACTGGAAGCTCGATGACCGCCGCAATGCGCACAAAAAGATCGCCAGGGCGCTTCCCGCGGGGCATCCGCAGCGCTTCTTTCATCTGGTGCAGGCCGGCGACTCCGCCCGCGCTGCCGAAGAGGCCTGCCTGCGCGCTGAGAATCTCGATCGCGACGGGGAGCTCGGCCGCGCCATTGCCTTGCTCGATGAGGGATGGGCGGCGCTGCGCTTAAGCCCCGATGAGCGCGGACCTCAGCGGGACCGCCTGCTGATGACCTGGGCTAAGATCGCCCTCTCCAACGGGTCTCCGCGCGAGCTGGAGCGATTCCTCGCCGCGATGGAGCGCGCCGGCGAGCCCGATGAGCGCCGGCGGCGCATCGAGACGTTGGTGCGCGCGGCGATCTTGAGCATGCAGGTTCAGGGCCCCACCGCCCTGGCCACGATGGACGAGGTCGCGCCCCTCGATGATCCGGAGCTGGAGCTTCGCCGCCAGCGCTTTCGTCTTCAGGCCTCCTGGGGTTGCCAGCGCGAGGTCGGCCAGCGGGTGATGGCCGAGATCGAAGCCTGGGCTCGGGAGCATGCATGCGAAGAGATCCAGGGCACGGTGCGAGGCTGGATGGGGCTGATGAACTACCGCCAGGCCCGTTTTGAAGACGCCGCGCGCCTGCACACCGAGGCTGCACGGCTGAAAAGTCGTGTCAGCGCGCGCCTCTCCTCGGCGCTCAACGCGGCGACTTCCCTGCTGGAGTGTGGCGAGCTGGAGAAGGCCGAGCACCTCATCCTCAAAGCGCGAAAGCTCGCGGAGCGCCGCCACCAGCCGGTCTATGTGGTGCGCGCGCGCATTCTGCAGCGCCGCCTGGCCTACCGTTGCGATGCCCTCAGCGCGCCGGATGAGGCTTTTTTGGCGGCAGCCCGAGAGCTGGCCATTCCTGAACTCGACGGGTTGCTCGGGCTGGTCGAGGCGGCGATGGCGTTTCGCTTGAACGATGACGCAACCGCCCGCGCCATGGCGATGAGCGCGTATCAGGCATGGAGCCGCACCGGAAACACCTGGGGCGCGAAGTTGGCGCTGGCGCTCGCGGTCCGCTGTGGTCGTGAGGTCGACTGGATCGAACAGGCCGAGCTGATGGAGAGCGCGCAGACCTGCCACTTGCCCAGTATTGGCGCGCAGATCATCGGTCTGCTGGCGCCCCTTGTCGATGTGGTTCCTGAGGAGGCGCGCCAATGCGTCAGGGCACTCGCCGATAGCCTGACGCCAGACCAGCGTCGGGCGCGACGCGAGGTGTTGAGCGTGCAAGAAGTACTCGACGCGCTCAACCTTCAAGGTTGA